Proteins encoded in a region of the Trypanosoma brucei gambiense DAL972 chromosome 4, complete sequence genome:
- a CDS encoding adaptor complex AP-3 medium subunit, putative, whose protein sequence is MITGLFFLNKHGEVIIEKEFREKVPRSSLEDFWCTYMTPLRSIEEAPAVITYSRFAFIQIHRNDVVLLAVATSECFPLFVMEVLALAAKVVQKYLKVISESTLRENFSLVYQLLVELIDNGYPLTTEMHVLEELVLPPSLENVFRSALEAPVAIKRRHMGSRAVPWRDPATKHSSNEIFFDIVENLDCIVDCEGNVVQSAVRGAVEVNCRLSGLPEVIMRLTGIDCIEDIAMHRCVRRSRYEVDRMISFIPVDGKFTLLQYRCKMPNSVQVPFYVTPQITFNASVGRFNCMVGFRGSGLAARSREYEIQKLIIHLPLPPQTEAVQVHSISHGNTNFKKARNMLVWNVGSLHRGTCSLSGEFTFGTEREKEGLAPCTGGSALVEFSIPNYLLSSIRVDSVQVLNDLTKPYKGVKYVTTAGRFAVRTI, encoded by the coding sequence ATGATAACCggccttttcttccttaatAAGCATGGCGAGGTTATTATTGAGAAGGAATTCCGTGAGAAGGTACCCCGCTCCAGCCTGGAAGACTTCTGGTGCACCTATATGACTCCATTGCGTTCGATTGAAGAGGCACCCGCTGTTATTACGTACAGCCGGTTTGCCTTTATTCAAATCCATCGTAACGATGTCGTCCTCCTGGCGGTTGCAACAAGTGAGTGTTTCCCCCTATTCGTGATGGAAGTCCTAGCGCTGGCCGCAAAAGTGGTGCAAAAGTACCTCAAAGTCATCTCTGAGAGCACGTTGCGTGAgaatttttctttggtgtaTCAATTGCTTGTGGAGCTCATTGACAATGGATACCCACTGACAACTGAAATGCACGTGCTAGAGGAGTTGGTGCTTCCACCGTCGTTAGAAAATGTGTTTCGTAGTGCTCTGGAAGCACCAGTAGCGATAAAGCGGCGCCATATGGGTTCCCGTGCCGTACCGTGGCGGGACCCTGCGACAAAGCACTCATCAAATGAGATTTTCTTCGATATAGTGGAAAATTTGGATTGCATAGTCGATTGTGAAGGAAATGTGGTGCAGAGCGCTGTCCGTGGTGCCGTGGAGGTGAACTGTCGCCTGAGTGGGCTGCCCGAAGTCATCATGCGGTTAACCGGCATCGATTGCATCGAAGACATTGCCATGCATCGGTGTGTTCGACGTAGCCGTTACGAGGTCGACCGCATGATCAGTTTTATACCTGTTGATGGGAAGTTTACGCTGTTGCAGTACCGCTGTAAAATGCCCAATAGTGTGCAGGTTCCCTTCTATGTTACACCGCAAATTACTTTTAATGCCAGTGTTGGTCGATTTAACTGTATGGTGGGGTTCCGTGGTTCTGGTCTCGCAGCAAGGAGCAGGGAATACGAGATTCAGAAACTTATCATCCACCTTCCCCTTCCGCCCCAGACAGAGGCGGTGCAGGTGCACAGCATCTCACACGGGAACACGAACTTTAAGAAGGCACGTAACATGCTGGTGTGGAATGTAGGGTCACTTCATCGTGGCACGTGCTCACTTAGTGGCGAGTTTACGTTTGGTacggagagggaaaaggagggactAGCGCCGTGTACAGGAGGCTCTGCGTTAGTTGAGTTCAGCATCCCAAACTATCTACTGAGTAGCATCCGCGTCGACAGTGTTCAGGTGTTGAATGATTTGACAAAGCCCTACAAAGGTGTCAAATATGTTACGACGGCTGGGAGGTTTGCCGTGCGGACAATTTGA
- a CDS encoding acyl-CoA binding protein, putative, which yields MVEETLDEKFQRLSKTLGVKATRPRMSIQTKLDLYGLWHQATGGSVKTPKPSRVNVVASAKWNARKKYEKLSKDEAKRKFVELAEKVVPPSNL from the coding sequence ATGGTGGAGGAAACGCTTGATGAAAAGTTCCAACGACTCTCGAAGACGTTAGGGGTAAAGGCTACGCGACCAAGGATGTCCATTCAGACTAAGTTAGATCTCTACGGCCTCTGGCATCAGGCGACGGGTGGGTCAGTCAAGACTCCCAAACCGTCGCGCGTGAATGTTGTGGCATCGGCCAAATGGAATGCACGCAAAAAGTACGAAAAGTTGAGCAAAGATGAGGCAAAGAGGAAGTTTGTAGAGCTTGCGGAAAAGGTAGTGCCCCCGTCGAACCTgtag